One genomic region from Candidatus Omnitrophota bacterium encodes:
- a CDS encoding response regulator — MNATNGLTRILVIDDEPELLDMLQERLQSWGYHVVTATSGEAGLRAAAAHQPALILLDVVMPQMKGREVCARLKADPHTRAIPVIFLTALEMPDHIKAGMELGAEDYLVKPFTADELKERITLCLLRHAGRLVSQSNGRQHDRDTTAADFGG; from the coding sequence ATGAACGCGACGAACGGACTGACGCGCATTTTAGTCATCGATGATGAGCCGGAATTGCTCGACATGCTGCAGGAGCGTCTGCAGTCGTGGGGCTACCACGTGGTGACCGCCACCAGCGGCGAAGCGGGGCTCAGAGCCGCCGCCGCCCATCAGCCGGCGCTCATTCTGCTGGATGTGGTGATGCCTCAGATGAAGGGGCGGGAAGTCTGCGCGCGGCTGAAAGCCGACCCACACACCCGCGCCATCCCGGTCATTTTCCTGACCGCGCTGGAGATGCCGGATCATATCAAGGCGGGGATGGAATTGGGCGCCGAAGATTATCTCGTGAAGCCGTTTACGGCTGACGAATTGAAGGAGCGGATCACCCTCTGCTTGTTGCGGCACGCAGGGAGGCTTGTCAGCCAGAGCAACGGGAGGCAGCATGACCGCGACACGACGGCAGCGGATTTTGGTGGTTGA
- a CDS encoding response regulator has translation MTATRRQRILVVEDERELAEFLKFRLETAGFQVDIALCGKAAISWAVEHQPDLVILDLVLPDMDGHKVCQELRRLYSFWALP, from the coding sequence ATGACCGCGACACGACGGCAGCGGATTTTGGTGGTTGAAGACGAGCGGGAGTTGGCGGAGTTCCTCAAATTCCGGCTGGAAACGGCGGGGTTTCAGGTGGACATCGCCCTGTGCGGCAAGGCGGCGATCAGCTGGGCCGTGGAGCATCAGCCGGATTTGGTGATTCTGGATCTGGTGCTGCCGGACATGGATGGCCACAAAGTCTGCCAGGAGCTGCGCCGCCTGTATAGTTTCTGGGCGCTGCCC